One genomic window of Verrucomicrobiia bacterium includes the following:
- the dnaX gene encoding DNA polymerase III subunit gamma/tau — protein MSYQVIARKYRPQKFDDVVGQEHVSQTLANAIKAGRIAHAYLFCGPRGTGKTTMARIFAKALNCTGGPKADFDVADPKCQEIADGRSLDVIEIDGASNNGVEQVRELRDTCRFAPASSKFKIYIIDEVHMLSTAAFNALLKTLEEPPAHVKFLFATTDPEKVLPTILSRCQRFDLRRIPANLIVKQLAFIAKEEGVEIDDGALYAIARAADGGMRDAESTLDQLISFCGSKIEEGDVLSMFGLTARSQLLALSQGVLAGEVDGALRELNALAKSGKDLGRLLSDLLSHIRNLMIYQVSSGDLSLLEVSEAEAVMLKEQAGLVNVEALSRILEVLTDAEGRLREAVSKKILIEVALLRAIQARNAVSIDSVLKTLNQLRGSGGGGGSVAAASAEVAKAPAAPAPAAAPKPFTSLREAMSASPATTAAPVPLAAPAPKLEVPKPAPISAPVAPKLEAHKIEAAPVSAPALFEEEKPAPKAGATTLELAPLWDQVVDAVARVSPFIKSYLLEAHPVSFNNGVFIIGYDPKFSYHLSLVDNSKNHALIQTKLKELGQGEARVKFIESVEPEGWERRMVPILGTPEAAKAAPASSGGNGAPAAKTEEKKKSVEPVRIEDFKNDPLIKKALEIFKGQIVDVRA, from the coding sequence ATGTCATATCAGGTCATAGCCCGGAAGTATCGTCCGCAGAAATTTGACGATGTGGTGGGGCAGGAGCATGTCTCGCAGACGCTCGCCAATGCCATCAAGGCGGGGCGCATCGCGCACGCGTATCTCTTCTGCGGTCCGCGCGGCACGGGCAAGACCACGATGGCGCGCATCTTCGCGAAGGCGCTGAATTGCACGGGTGGTCCGAAGGCGGATTTCGACGTGGCGGACCCGAAGTGCCAGGAGATCGCGGACGGGCGTTCGCTGGACGTGATCGAGATCGATGGTGCGAGCAATAATGGTGTGGAACAGGTGCGCGAATTGCGCGATACCTGCCGCTTTGCCCCGGCTTCGAGCAAGTTCAAGATCTACATCATCGACGAAGTACACATGCTCTCGACGGCAGCGTTCAACGCGCTGTTGAAGACGCTGGAAGAACCGCCCGCGCATGTGAAGTTTCTCTTCGCGACGACGGATCCGGAGAAGGTTTTGCCGACGATTCTTTCGCGCTGCCAACGCTTTGACCTGCGGCGCATTCCGGCGAATCTCATCGTGAAGCAGCTCGCGTTCATCGCGAAGGAAGAGGGTGTGGAGATCGATGACGGGGCGCTGTATGCGATCGCGCGCGCGGCGGATGGCGGTATGCGCGATGCGGAGTCCACGCTGGACCAGCTCATCAGCTTTTGCGGCAGCAAGATCGAGGAGGGCGATGTGCTCTCGATGTTCGGCCTCACGGCGCGGAGCCAGTTGCTGGCGCTCTCGCAAGGTGTGCTTGCGGGTGAAGTGGATGGGGCCTTGCGCGAACTGAATGCGCTGGCGAAGAGCGGTAAGGACTTGGGACGTTTGCTCAGCGACTTGCTCAGCCATATCCGTAACTTGATGATTTACCAAGTGTCCTCGGGCGATCTCTCGCTGCTCGAAGTTTCCGAGGCGGAAGCGGTGATGCTGAAGGAACAGGCGGGTCTCGTGAACGTCGAGGCGCTCAGCCGCATTCTTGAGGTGTTGACGGATGCGGAGGGGCGGTTGCGCGAGGCGGTGTCGAAGAAGATTTTGATCGAAGTGGCGTTGTTGCGGGCCATTCAGGCGCGCAATGCGGTGAGCATTGATTCGGTGTTGAAGACGTTGAATCAATTGCGTGGCAGTGGTGGTGGCGGCGGTTCCGTAGCGGCAGCATCTGCGGAAGTGGCGAAGGCGCCAGCAGCACCTGCTCCGGCAGCGGCACCGAAGCCATTTACATCTTTGCGGGAAGCGATGTCAGCGTCTCCGGCAACTACGGCAGCACCTGTGCCATTGGCTGCACCGGCACCGAAATTGGAAGTGCCGAAACCGGCCCCGATATCTGCACCAGTGGCTCCGAAGCTGGAAGCACACAAGATTGAGGCGGCTCCGGTATCTGCTCCGGCACTTTTTGAGGAAGAAAAACCTGCACCGAAGGCTGGCGCGACGACGCTGGAACTCGCGCCTTTGTGGGATCAGGTGGTGGATGCGGTCGCGCGCGTGAGTCCGTTCATCAAGTCGTATCTGTTGGAGGCGCATCCGGTGTCGTTCAATAACGGTGTGTTCATCATCGGATATGATCCGAAGTTTTCGTATCACCTGAGCCTGGTGGATAACTCGAAGAACCATGCGCTCATCCAGACGAAGTTGAAGGAACTGGGGCAGGGCGAGGCACGCGTGAAGTTCATCGAATCGGTAGAGCCGGAAGGTTGGGAACGGCGCATGGTGCCGATTCTCGGAACGCCAGAGGCGGCGAAAGCGGCTCCGGCATCTAGTGGCGGAAATGGCGCTCCGGCGGCGAAGACGGAAGAGAAGAAGAAATCCGTGGAGCCGGTGCGGATCGAAGATTTTAAGAATGATCCATTGATCAAGAAGGCCCTTGAGATTTTTAAGGGACAGATCGTGGATGTGAGGGCATAA
- a CDS encoding YbaB/EbfC family nucleoid-associated protein has product MSSIGKLMKQAARMQQQMEQTQAALTAKTVEAVSGGGSVKVVARCDGTIASIKIDPQACNPQDTQFLEELVVGAVNTALNQAKEVSNAEMGKITQGLSLPGMF; this is encoded by the coding sequence ATGTCGAGCATTGGCAAACTCATGAAGCAGGCTGCGCGCATGCAGCAGCAGATGGAACAAACCCAGGCCGCCTTGACCGCGAAGACAGTGGAGGCCGTCAGCGGTGGCGGTTCCGTGAAGGTCGTCGCGCGGTGCGATGGTACGATCGCGTCGATCAAGATCGACCCACAGGCGTGCAATCCGCAGGACACGCAGTTCCTCGAAGAACTGGTGGTGGGCGCGGTGAACACGGCGCTGAATCAGGCGAAGGAAGTCTCCAATGCGGAGATGGGCAAGATCACGCAGGGGCTGAGCTTGCCCGGGATGTTCTAA
- the recR gene encoding recombination mediator RecR, protein MASLPPPLTELIASLSKLPGIGPRSAERLALHLVQAEVDGVKRLAQALVQARERVQGCKVCGALTESQPCGICADERRDGAILCVVERAVDILPFEKSGVFKGKYHVLGGRISPLNGVGPEDLRIAELEERASGGQVHEVVLALGTDVEGDATGNYLSKRLAAKGVKVSRLAQGLPVGSGLEFADELTLSRAMEGRRTVEN, encoded by the coding sequence ATGGCTTCACTGCCGCCACCACTTACGGAACTCATTGCTTCGCTGAGCAAGCTGCCGGGTATCGGGCCGCGCTCAGCGGAGCGGCTGGCGTTGCATCTGGTGCAGGCGGAGGTGGATGGTGTGAAACGGCTGGCGCAGGCATTGGTGCAGGCGCGGGAACGGGTGCAGGGGTGCAAGGTGTGTGGTGCGTTGACGGAATCGCAGCCGTGCGGCATCTGTGCGGATGAGCGTCGCGATGGAGCCATCCTGTGTGTGGTGGAGCGGGCGGTGGATATTTTGCCGTTCGAGAAGTCAGGTGTGTTCAAGGGCAAGTATCATGTGCTGGGCGGGCGTATCTCGCCGCTCAATGGCGTGGGGCCGGAGGATTTGCGGATCGCGGAGCTGGAAGAGCGCGCGAGTGGCGGTCAGGTTCATGAGGTGGTGCTGGCGCTGGGCACGGATGTGGAAGGGGATGCGACGGGGAATTATCTCTCCAAGCGGCTGGCGGCGAAGGGTGTGAAGGTGTCGCGACTGGCGCAGGGATTGCCGGTGGGGAGCGGGTTGGAATTTGCGGATGAGTTGACTCTTAGCCGCGCCATGGAAGGGAGACGGACGGTGGAAAATTAG
- a CDS encoding HAD family phosphatase encodes MKPTVVVFDLGKVLLDFDYGIMTRQLEPLCRIKGKELKLVIDQSPLLHRYETGLITTPELFGEFVSTTGYSGSLAQFKEAFADIFSEIPAMVELHAQLHQRGVSTFIFSNTNELAVGHVQRKFPFFAKFTGYVYSHEVKAMKPAPKIYEAVEAMSGKRGAEILYIDDRLENVEAGKARGWHTVFHQDPSETRMVVEGHGLVK; translated from the coding sequence ATGAAGCCAACGGTGGTTGTTTTTGATTTGGGGAAGGTGCTGCTGGATTTTGATTATGGGATCATGACGCGGCAGTTGGAACCGTTGTGTCGCATCAAGGGCAAGGAGCTGAAGCTGGTGATTGATCAATCGCCTTTGCTGCATCGCTATGAGACGGGGTTGATCACGACGCCGGAGTTGTTCGGTGAGTTCGTGAGCACGACGGGATATTCAGGAAGCTTGGCGCAGTTCAAAGAGGCGTTTGCGGATATTTTCTCGGAGATTCCGGCGATGGTGGAGTTGCACGCGCAGTTGCATCAGCGCGGTGTGTCCACGTTCATCTTTTCCAATACGAACGAACTGGCTGTGGGACATGTACAGAGGAAGTTCCCATTCTTCGCGAAGTTCACGGGTTACGTTTACTCGCATGAAGTGAAGGCGATGAAACCGGCACCGAAGATATACGAGGCGGTGGAGGCGATGTCAGGCAAGCGCGGGGCGGAGATACTCTATATCGATGACCGGTTGGAGAATGTGGAGGCGGGGAAGGCGCGGGGGTGGCATACGGTGTTTCATCAGGATCCGAGTGAGACGAGGATGGTGGTGGAGGGGCATGGGCTTGTGAAATGA
- a CDS encoding DUF1549 and DUF1553 domain-containing protein has protein sequence MTSKASKLWARIWVAIATLSLIAPMGVGAAEKKLPTALERWITMEKAESPSFRRHVVPLMSRSGCSGRECHGSFAGQGGFQLSLFGYDFEKDHKEITSDKEDGIRIEKENPAQSLVLLKATNEEKHKGKERIKKGSWEYNLLLKWISEGAKIDVAETGEFDRLEIFPKEIVFKKTGEAVQLKVLAHWKDGTVEDVTQITRFRTNDDTVSNISDTGEVKCTGPGDTHVVAFYDNGVLPIPVMLPVSDKVGPKYPQVATRTKVDELVVNKLRKVGIVPSDVAGDTEFLRRVSLDVTGTLPTPTEIREFVADKSSDKRAKKIDELLNRPGYAAWWATQMNDWTGNNPAQLRGAGEKEYSNELSRMWYDWILARVQKNEPYDKLVAGIVLATGRTSPDQSYVDYAKEMSSYLKKENPADIADRPNMPFFWLRQNVRKPQEKALAFSHSFLGVRIECAECHKHPFDQWTKADFEQFQAFFEPIKYGGNNKKEEITLRTMADQMRASVGEVDKREQKKLMEAAFEKLVRAGEPAPWQELFVSQTTARKLSDKDIARIKAKNPNYNSRVATPKILGGDEVSLSDYPDPRAPLMEWMRDPNNAYFARAFVNRVWANYFGRGIVEPADDMNLANPPVNKELMDYLAMEFAAKGYDMKWLHREILNSDTYQRSWKPNDTNKLDEKNFSHMILRRLPAEVAMDAITMATASAKDQSTFAGEIEKRAIGPASSLGNKKGLSSYSLTTFGKPARLTNCDCERTADPTLLQTLFTRNDPEMLVKLESPSKDGAWISELRNAGNTGEAKKANDELRKMRATRENLKKRRAMHMEKGTATEVQLKQVDAQIAAADVKEKQLSEAVKPVALNHDEVITEIYLRTVSRFPTAEEVKLAKEDLAKAKDPVDGVRDVLWAMLNAREFLVNH, from the coding sequence ATGACGAGCAAGGCCAGCAAACTTTGGGCGCGGATCTGGGTGGCGATCGCCACGCTTTCTCTCATCGCTCCGATGGGGGTGGGCGCCGCGGAGAAGAAGTTGCCGACGGCGCTGGAGCGCTGGATCACCATGGAGAAGGCGGAGTCGCCGAGTTTTCGTCGTCACGTGGTGCCGCTCATGAGCCGGTCGGGTTGCAGTGGTCGCGAGTGTCACGGTTCTTTCGCTGGTCAGGGTGGATTTCAGCTTTCCCTGTTCGGATATGATTTCGAGAAGGATCACAAGGAGATCACGAGTGACAAGGAAGACGGTATCCGCATCGAGAAAGAGAACCCGGCGCAGAGTCTCGTACTCCTGAAGGCGACGAATGAGGAGAAGCACAAGGGCAAGGAGCGCATCAAGAAAGGTTCTTGGGAGTATAACTTGTTGCTTAAGTGGATCAGCGAGGGTGCGAAGATCGATGTAGCGGAGACGGGTGAGTTTGATCGTCTCGAAATTTTCCCGAAGGAGATCGTTTTCAAGAAGACCGGTGAAGCAGTGCAGCTCAAGGTGCTCGCGCATTGGAAAGACGGCACGGTGGAGGATGTGACGCAGATCACGCGCTTCCGCACGAATGATGACACGGTCTCGAATATTTCCGATACGGGTGAAGTGAAGTGCACGGGACCCGGTGATACGCATGTGGTGGCGTTCTACGATAACGGCGTGTTGCCCATCCCGGTGATGCTGCCGGTCAGCGATAAGGTGGGGCCGAAATATCCGCAAGTGGCCACACGCACTAAGGTGGATGAACTGGTGGTGAACAAGCTGCGCAAGGTGGGCATCGTGCCTTCCGATGTGGCAGGTGATACGGAGTTCCTGCGTCGCGTAAGTCTGGATGTCACAGGCACGTTGCCGACGCCGACGGAGATCCGCGAGTTCGTGGCGGACAAATCATCCGACAAACGCGCGAAGAAGATCGATGAATTGCTGAATCGACCGGGCTATGCCGCGTGGTGGGCGACGCAGATGAATGATTGGACGGGGAATAATCCAGCCCAACTGCGTGGCGCGGGCGAGAAGGAGTATAGCAACGAATTATCACGCATGTGGTATGACTGGATCCTTGCGCGGGTGCAGAAGAATGAGCCTTACGATAAGTTGGTGGCGGGCATCGTCCTCGCCACGGGGCGCACAAGCCCGGATCAGTCTTATGTGGATTACGCGAAGGAGATGTCCTCTTACTTGAAGAAGGAGAACCCGGCGGATATCGCGGATCGCCCGAACATGCCGTTCTTCTGGTTGCGCCAGAATGTGCGCAAGCCGCAGGAAAAGGCGCTGGCCTTCTCTCACAGCTTCCTCGGTGTGCGAATCGAGTGCGCAGAGTGCCATAAGCATCCGTTCGATCAGTGGACGAAGGCGGATTTCGAGCAGTTCCAGGCGTTCTTCGAGCCGATCAAATACGGCGGCAACAACAAGAAAGAGGAGATCACTCTGCGCACGATGGCGGACCAGATGCGTGCCAGTGTGGGCGAAGTGGATAAAAGAGAGCAGAAGAAGCTGATGGAAGCGGCTTTCGAGAAGCTTGTGCGTGCCGGTGAACCGGCGCCGTGGCAGGAGCTTTTCGTGAGCCAGACCACTGCGCGCAAGTTGAGCGATAAGGACATCGCTCGTATCAAAGCGAAGAACCCGAACTACAACAGCCGCGTGGCCACGCCGAAGATTCTGGGTGGTGATGAAGTTTCTCTGAGCGATTATCCCGATCCGCGTGCGCCGCTGATGGAGTGGATGCGTGATCCGAACAATGCGTATTTCGCACGGGCATTTGTGAATCGTGTGTGGGCGAATTATTTCGGACGCGGCATCGTAGAACCAGCGGATGACATGAATCTGGCGAATCCGCCGGTGAACAAGGAGTTGATGGATTATCTGGCGATGGAGTTCGCCGCGAAGGGGTACGACATGAAGTGGCTGCATCGCGAAATCTTGAACAGCGATACGTATCAACGCTCGTGGAAACCGAACGATACGAACAAACTGGATGAAAAGAATTTCAGCCACATGATCCTACGCCGCCTGCCCGCCGAGGTGGCGATGGATGCGATTACGATGGCTACGGCATCGGCGAAGGATCAATCGACCTTTGCGGGTGAGATCGAGAAACGTGCGATCGGACCTGCCTCCAGCCTGGGGAATAAGAAAGGTTTGAGCAGCTATTCGCTGACAACGTTCGGCAAACCAGCACGGTTGACGAACTGCGACTGCGAACGCACAGCGGATCCCACCCTCTTGCAAACGCTCTTCACGCGGAATGATCCAGAAATGCTGGTGAAGTTGGAAAGCCCTTCCAAGGATGGCGCATGGATCAGTGAGCTGCGCAATGCAGGCAATACCGGTGAAGCGAAGAAGGCGAATGATGAACTGCGCAAGATGCGTGCGACGCGAGAGAATTTGAAGAAGCGTCGCGCGATGCATATGGAGAAGGGCACTGCTACGGAGGTGCAGCTCAAGCAAGTGGATGCACAGATCGCGGCGGCAGATGTGAAGGAAAAGCAATTGAGCGAAGCGGTGAAGCCGGTGGCACTCAATCATGATGAAGTCATCACGGAGATTTATCTCCGCACGGTGAGCCGCTTCCCGACCGCAGAAGAGGTGAAGTTGGCGAAGGAAGATCTGGCGAAGGCGAAAGATCCGGTGGATGGCGTGCGCGACGTCCTCTGGGCAATGCTGAATGCGCGTGAATTTTTGGTGAACCACTAA
- a CDS encoding DUF1501 domain-containing protein has translation MANDTYCDGVSRRDFLRVGALAGIGLSLPNFLQLQAQGGVAAAKGKAAIYVRLSGGPSHMDTFDLKPNAPDTHRGEFKEIATNVPGVRISEHLPKLAQCADKFAILRGVSHTLAAHELGSSYMMTGNRPIASLRYPSYGAVVAKELSAPEYLPPFVAIPSQGNYATGFMGPEYGPFETGSAPVAGRALEVRGLALRNGVTLEDVDRRQNLVKRYDTAFGEFAKEDKLLAGMDQFGQKAYDMMRSDKSREAFDLRKEKESITGLFGTDSFSQSCLLATRLVESGVRFVTVTLGGWDTHDQNFAKLKDKNLPTLDAGLSGLFQTLAAKGLLESTSVFVTGEFGRTPKINQRGGRDHYPRAMFCLLAGGGIQGGQVIGESDAKGEGPKDKAITPDDVAATYYHSLGINPTKEYHTPSGRPVMIVRNGKVMNELFA, from the coding sequence ATGGCAAACGACACTTATTGTGATGGCGTCAGTCGGCGCGATTTCCTGCGCGTGGGTGCACTCGCAGGCATTGGCCTGAGCTTGCCGAACTTTCTGCAGCTTCAGGCGCAAGGTGGCGTCGCTGCGGCGAAGGGCAAGGCGGCGATCTATGTGCGCCTCTCCGGTGGACCGAGCCACATGGATACGTTTGATCTGAAACCGAACGCGCCTGATACGCATCGCGGCGAGTTCAAGGAGATCGCTACGAATGTGCCGGGTGTGCGCATCAGCGAGCACTTGCCGAAGCTGGCGCAGTGCGCGGATAAGTTTGCGATCTTGCGCGGTGTGAGCCACACACTCGCGGCGCATGAGTTGGGCAGCTCCTACATGATGACGGGCAATCGGCCTATCGCCTCGCTGCGCTATCCAAGCTATGGCGCGGTGGTGGCGAAGGAACTGAGCGCGCCGGAATATCTCCCGCCGTTCGTGGCGATTCCGAGCCAGGGCAATTACGCGACGGGCTTCATGGGGCCGGAATATGGGCCGTTCGAGACGGGTTCTGCGCCGGTCGCAGGGCGTGCTCTGGAAGTGCGCGGTCTGGCCTTGCGCAATGGTGTGACGCTCGAAGATGTGGATCGCCGTCAGAATTTGGTGAAGCGTTATGATACGGCCTTCGGCGAATTCGCTAAGGAAGACAAATTGCTCGCAGGCATGGATCAGTTCGGCCAGAAGGCTTACGACATGATGCGCTCGGACAAGTCACGCGAGGCGTTTGATCTGCGCAAGGAGAAGGAAAGCATCACGGGGCTGTTCGGCACGGATTCATTCTCGCAGAGCTGCTTGCTGGCGACACGCCTCGTGGAATCCGGCGTGCGTTTCGTGACGGTCACGCTCGGTGGCTGGGATACGCATGACCAGAACTTCGCGAAGCTGAAGGACAAGAATTTGCCGACGCTCGATGCCGGGTTGTCAGGATTGTTCCAGACGCTCGCGGCGAAAGGATTGCTGGAATCCACCTCGGTATTCGTGACGGGTGAGTTCGGTCGCACGCCGAAGATCAATCAGCGCGGCGGTCGTGATCATTATCCGCGCGCGATGTTCTGCCTATTGGCTGGTGGTGGCATTCAAGGCGGCCAAGTCATCGGCGAATCCGATGCGAAAGGTGAAGGCCCGAAGGACAAGGCCATCACACCGGATGATGTGGCGGCTACATACTATCACTCGCTGGGCATCAATCCGACGAAGGAATACCACACACCGAGCGGTCGTCCGGTGATGATCGTGCGCAACGGCAAGGTGATGAACGAATTGTTCGCGTAA
- a CDS encoding MFS transporter has product MERNESNPSTPAFPPGIGNIFSFAAFNALSFQIVLASPMILYAKTLDASATVLGIIAGMMPLLVIFQIPAAKHVASVGYKKFVLGGWSIRVVFIFLMALVPLTEIFLSKESRLSLMLFLLFFFNLSRGISSCGWLPWITALIPAEIRGKYLAREASMVNIASFITMIIAAATLGANPKAWQFSAIIAFSAIMGAISLIFLKRIPEVPAPPQISGSNNPVPWKEISNYPPFKKLLRMTVVWSFAYGGMGTFPIAYLKVMEGIPEGKILFMTAAMFIGGLSSLWLLGARLDRLGSKPALALGHLLFLLILTGWFLLATKLLAFSIPIVLFLMFLTGMSASIIGMATTRLAMAVVPEMGRSHFFALYSVAGSLSLGIAPVVWGVFIDALQSSEALWYGLDMNRYTWFFIAVFVTFLFSLNRCHKLEEPAASSMEVLLKDILSQTPLRIWFRFWQRF; this is encoded by the coding sequence GTGGAACGCAACGAGAGCAATCCATCCACCCCGGCCTTCCCGCCGGGTATCGGGAACATCTTTTCCTTTGCGGCCTTCAATGCGCTGTCGTTCCAGATCGTCCTCGCCAGCCCGATGATCCTGTATGCGAAGACACTGGATGCGAGTGCCACTGTGCTCGGTATCATTGCTGGCATGATGCCGTTGTTGGTGATCTTTCAAATTCCAGCAGCGAAGCATGTGGCGAGCGTAGGGTATAAGAAATTCGTGCTCGGCGGCTGGTCCATTCGCGTCGTGTTCATCTTCTTGATGGCGTTGGTGCCATTGACGGAAATTTTTCTCAGCAAAGAATCGCGCCTCTCGTTGATGTTGTTCCTGCTGTTCTTCTTCAATCTCTCACGTGGCATCTCCAGTTGCGGTTGGTTGCCATGGATCACGGCACTGATCCCGGCAGAGATACGCGGCAAGTATCTCGCTCGCGAAGCCAGCATGGTGAACATAGCCAGCTTCATCACCATGATCATCGCGGCTGCTACCCTAGGCGCGAATCCGAAAGCGTGGCAGTTTTCTGCCATCATCGCTTTTAGTGCCATCATGGGTGCCATCAGCCTGATTTTCTTGAAGCGCATTCCCGAAGTGCCAGCGCCGCCGCAGATCAGTGGCTCAAATAATCCGGTGCCGTGGAAAGAAATTTCCAATTACCCACCGTTCAAGAAGCTGCTGCGTATGACGGTCGTCTGGTCCTTTGCCTATGGCGGCATGGGCACGTTTCCGATTGCTTACTTGAAAGTCATGGAAGGTATTCCAGAAGGCAAAATTCTCTTCATGACCGCAGCGATGTTCATCGGCGGCTTGAGCAGCCTTTGGTTGCTTGGTGCGCGATTAGATCGTTTGGGCAGCAAACCTGCGTTGGCTCTCGGGCATCTTCTCTTCCTGCTCATCCTGACGGGTTGGTTCTTGTTGGCCACCAAGCTGCTCGCCTTCTCCATTCCGATCGTGTTGTTCCTGATGTTCCTCACTGGCATGAGTGCTTCCATCATCGGCATGGCCACGACACGCCTCGCTATGGCAGTGGTGCCAGAGATGGGCCGCTCACATTTCTTCGCGCTCTATTCTGTGGCTGGTAGCCTCTCACTAGGCATCGCTCCTGTGGTTTGGGGCGTGTTCATCGATGCGCTGCAAAGTTCCGAAGCACTTTGGTATGGCTTGGATATGAACCGTTACACCTGGTTTTTCATAGCTGTTTTTGTGACGTTCCTGTTCTCTTTGAACCGCTGTCACAAGCTGGAAGAACCCGCCGCGAGCAGCATGGAAGTCTTGCTAAAAGACATTTTAAGCCAGACCCCGCTCCGAATCTGGTTTCGCTTCTGGCAGCGCTTTTAA
- a CDS encoding FAD-dependent oxidoreductase, which yields MHQLHQLSRRIVRVLCVVGLIISAFTTHAAEIITAEVCVYGGTSGGVSAAVQAARMGKKTILVEPRNHLGGMTSGGLGAVDIGDPRSVGGITREYFTRLVATYGQTLAWDKAFESKAGGGPATGGAYSIEPHVAEKVFADMAKEAGVTVYFKARLAKVSKQGARITEFTTEDGRTFRAQMFIDTTYEGDLMAKAGVSYTVTREGNAKYGETYNGIHYTEKYQPRTNHGKPGANGRVPGGQGVWDRDLPLDPYVIPGKPDSGLLPLVQAGDPGKQGDPAPGVQAYCYRLCLTTNANRIPITAAPGYDPKRYELVARFIEGCVKLGDDMDLRWFSKYDPLPNGKFDFNTATFGGNLPGMNWEWPDASYARREQIAKEHENYHRGLLHFLATDPRVPVKVRNDVKRFGLPKDEFADTGGWPHQIYVREARRMVSDLVITEHHTFGRKIATNSVGLGSYGTDTHEIRRIVKDGVVIREGKTALGRGGFEPYRIDYGAIVPKASECENLFVTFALSASHTAFSSIRMEPVFMITSQSAATAACLALDGKVAVQKVDQAKLRERLLADKQVLEWNPPKTGKKK from the coding sequence ATGCACCAGCTTCATCAGCTTTCACGACGCATTGTGCGGGTTCTTTGCGTTGTCGGACTCATCATTTCCGCCTTCACCACTCACGCCGCTGAAATCATCACCGCCGAGGTCTGCGTCTATGGCGGCACCTCGGGCGGCGTCTCCGCTGCCGTGCAAGCCGCGCGCATGGGAAAGAAAACAATCCTCGTCGAACCGCGCAACCATCTGGGCGGCATGACGTCAGGCGGCCTAGGCGCGGTGGATATCGGTGATCCACGTTCCGTCGGTGGCATCACGCGGGAATACTTCACGCGATTGGTCGCCACGTATGGCCAAACGCTCGCATGGGACAAGGCATTTGAGAGCAAGGCCGGTGGTGGTCCCGCAACCGGTGGCGCTTATTCCATTGAACCCCATGTCGCGGAGAAGGTCTTCGCCGACATGGCGAAGGAAGCCGGTGTGACCGTTTATTTCAAAGCCCGTCTTGCGAAGGTGAGCAAGCAAGGCGCACGCATCACGGAATTCACCACGGAAGATGGCCGCACGTTCCGCGCGCAGATGTTCATTGATACCACGTATGAAGGCGACTTGATGGCGAAGGCGGGCGTCTCTTACACCGTGACGCGCGAGGGCAATGCCAAGTATGGCGAGACGTATAACGGCATCCACTACACGGAGAAATATCAGCCCCGCACGAATCATGGGAAACCGGGCGCCAATGGCCGTGTGCCCGGTGGCCAAGGCGTATGGGATCGCGATCTTCCGCTCGATCCTTATGTGATTCCCGGCAAACCAGACAGCGGATTGCTGCCGCTTGTGCAAGCAGGTGATCCCGGCAAACAAGGCGATCCCGCGCCCGGTGTGCAGGCGTATTGCTATCGCCTCTGCCTCACGACAAATGCGAACCGTATCCCCATCACTGCAGCACCAGGCTATGACCCGAAACGCTATGAACTTGTCGCACGCTTCATCGAAGGTTGCGTGAAACTGGGCGATGACATGGACCTCCGCTGGTTCTCGAAATACGACCCGTTGCCCAATGGTAAGTTCGATTTTAACACCGCGACGTTCGGCGGCAATCTGCCGGGGATGAATTGGGAGTGGCCGGATGCGAGTTATGCGCGACGTGAACAGATCGCCAAGGAGCATGAGAATTATCATCGTGGTCTGCTGCACTTCTTGGCTACGGATCCACGCGTGCCGGTGAAGGTGCGTAATGATGTGAAACGGTTCGGCTTACCGAAGGATGAATTCGCGGACACTGGCGGCTGGCCGCACCAAATCTATGTGCGTGAGGCGCGCCGGATGGTTTCCGATCTGGTCATCACGGAGCATCATACGTTTGGGCGGAAGATCGCCACCAATTCCGTAGGGCTGGGTTCCTACGGCACAGACACGCATGAGATCCGGCGCATCGTTAAAGACGGCGTGGTCATCCGCGAGGGGAAGACAGCATTAGGGCGTGGAGGTTTTGAACCTTATCGTATCGACTACGGCGCCATCGTGCCGAAAGCCAGTGAGTGTGAGAACCTGTTCGTGACGTTCGCGTTGTCAGCAAGTCACACCGCCTTCAGCAGCATCCGCATGGAGCCGGTGTTCATGATCACAAGCCAATCGGCGGCGACGGCAGCGTGCCTCGCGTTAGATGGCAAGGTAGCCGTGCAGAAGGTGGACCAAGCCAAACTCCGCGAACGCTTGCTGGCTGACAAGCAGGTGCTGGAGTGGAATCCGCCCAAGACAGGGAAGAAAAAGTGA